A genomic stretch from Helianthus annuus cultivar XRQ/B chromosome 1, HanXRQr2.0-SUNRISE, whole genome shotgun sequence includes:
- the LOC110943756 gene encoding root allergen protein: protein MDAVYAEVEITSSLSAPKLFKVYTDFDIIAPKINPESYKTINVIKGDGGVGSIKSMTYNDGTSSKHTVDDIDTSNFILSWTFFEGDALMGIINTTTYHMKFIPSPNGGSVFKQTFLIRYKGDAKQMDDVIKIIKESITNTFKKMESYAIAHPEVY, encoded by the exons ATGGACGCGGTTTATGCGGAGGTAGAGATCACATCTTCACTTTCAGCTCCTAAACTTTTCAAAGTCTACACTGACTTTGACATCATTGCCCCTAAGATTAATCCCGAATCTTACAAAACCATCAACGTTATCAAAGGTGATGGTGGAGTTGGAAGCATCAAGAGCATGACATATAATGATG GAACAAGTTCAAAGCACACAGTCGACGACATTGACACAAGCAACTTTATACTTAGTTGGACGTTCTTTGAAGGTGACGCCTTGATGGGTATAATAAACACAACCACTTATCATATGAAGTTCATACCTTCACCTAATGGAGGATCTGTATTCAAACAAACATTTCTAATTAGGTATAAAGGTGATGCTAAGCAAATGGATGATGTTATTAAAATTATCAAAGAATCAATCACGAATACTTTCAAGAAGATGGAGTCTTATGCTATTGCCCATCCCGAAGTTTACTAA